The Haemophilus parainfluenzae genome window below encodes:
- a CDS encoding type I restriction-modification system subunit M, with translation MAAAIQQRAELQRRIWQIANDVRGSVDGWDFKQYVLGTLFYRFISENFANYIKGGDDSVDYSAFNDDDPIIAAIKEDTIKAKGYFIYPSQLFKNVVATANTNPNLNTDLKSIFTDIENSATGYPSEQDIKGLFADFDTTSNRLGNTVADKNSRLAAVLKGVAELDFGDFEDNHIDLFGDAYEFLISNYAANAGKSGGEFFTPQCVSKLIARLALYGQDKVNKIYDPAAGSGSLLLQAKKPFDEHIIEEGFFGQEINHTTYNLARMNMFLHNINYDKFNIALGNTLMNPQFGEDKAFDAIVSNPPYSVKWIGSDDPTLINDERFAPAGVLAPKSKADFAFILHALSYLSAKGRAAIVSFPGIFYRGGAEQKIRQYLVDNNYVETVIALAPNLFFGTSIAVNILVLSKHKPNTQTQFIDASGLFKSATNNNILEEEHIEQILKLFADKEDVPHLAKSVSFDDIVKNDYNLAVSSYVEQKDTREVIDIDELNAQIRETVANIDRLRVEIDKIVAEIEG, from the coding sequence ATGGCAGCAGCAATTCAACAACGCGCAGAACTTCAACGCCGTATTTGGCAAATCGCTAATGATGTACGCGGTTCCGTCGATGGTTGGGATTTTAAACAATATGTTTTAGGTACGCTTTTCTATCGTTTTATCAGTGAAAATTTTGCCAACTATATTAAAGGTGGCGATGATAGCGTTGATTATTCTGCATTTAATGACGATGATCCTATTATTGCGGCAATCAAAGAAGACACCATCAAAGCAAAAGGCTATTTTATTTACCCAAGCCAATTATTTAAAAATGTCGTGGCGACAGCCAATACTAATCCGAATTTAAATACAGATCTGAAAAGCATTTTTACTGATATCGAAAATTCTGCTACTGGCTACCCTTCCGAACAGGATATCAAAGGCTTATTTGCTGATTTTGATACCACCAGCAACCGCTTGGGCAATACCGTTGCCGATAAAAACAGTCGTCTCGCTGCCGTATTAAAAGGCGTTGCCGAGTTAGATTTTGGTGACTTTGAAGATAATCATATTGATTTATTCGGTGATGCTTACGAATTTTTAATTTCCAATTATGCTGCTAATGCCGGTAAATCGGGTGGCGAGTTCTTTACGCCACAATGCGTTTCCAAGCTGATTGCTCGACTGGCTTTATATGGACAAGATAAGGTCAATAAAATTTACGACCCTGCGGCCGGTTCAGGTTCTTTATTGTTGCAAGCGAAAAAACCATTTGATGAACACATCATCGAAGAAGGGTTCTTCGGGCAGGAAATTAATCACACCACTTACAACCTCGCCCGAATGAATATGTTTTTGCATAACATCAACTACGACAAGTTTAATATCGCTCTTGGCAACACCTTAATGAATCCGCAATTTGGTGAGGATAAAGCTTTCGATGCTATCGTTTCTAACCCGCCTTACTCCGTGAAATGGATTGGCTCAGACGATCCAACGCTAATTAACGATGAACGCTTTGCCCCTGCCGGTGTGCTTGCACCAAAATCTAAAGCGGACTTTGCCTTTATTTTACATGCGTTAAGTTATCTTTCAGCAAAAGGCCGCGCGGCGATTGTCTCCTTCCCCGGCATTTTTTACCGCGGCGGTGCGGAGCAAAAAATTCGTCAATATTTGGTGGATAATAACTATGTGGAAACGGTGATCGCCTTAGCGCCCAATCTCTTTTTTGGCACCAGTATTGCGGTGAATATTTTGGTGCTTTCCAAACACAAACCCAATACCCAAACCCAATTTATTGATGCCAGCGGTTTATTTAAATCCGCCACCAATAATAATATTTTGGAAGAGGAACATATTGAGCAAATTCTCAAACTGTTTGCCGATAAAGAAGATGTACCGCATTTAGCCAAATCCGTGTCCTTTGACGACATCGTTAAAAATGACTACAACCTTGCGGTGAGTTCTTATGTGGAGCAAAAAGACACCCGAGAAGTCATTGATATAGATGAGCTCAATGCGCAAATTCGTGAAACTGTTGCCAATATCGACCGCTTGCGTGTGGAGATTGACAAAATTGTGGCGGAGATTGAGGGGTAA